A window of Tautonia plasticadhaerens contains these coding sequences:
- a CDS encoding AGE family epimerase/isomerase, with the protein MLRTFFGSAPARALILAALVASASRPSSAQEPPSLDESRLADRIDDLLKAEMALWYPRAIVPGGGFHQSFARDWSPTPDSNRFLVYQARMAWTAAAMAEHDEGHRDAYLDHARHGIAYLDEVMRDDEHGGFHWILGPDGEVAPRLGDEKHAYATSFVIYAGAKVHEVSGDARALEVARDAFDWLDAHAHDDEHGGYHEATRRDGTPILDRDPEAPRPRQFNRMSQYYGTKSMNAHIHLLEAVAELARVDDRPIVRERLGELHRVVRDRIAVEPGALNLYFTRDWRPMPAHDSFGHDVETAYLLVEAAGVLGIPDDPETWRVARSLVDHALDFGWDAEHGGFFDKGDVFGPVLDPKKVWWTQAEGLNALMLMHRRFGDETGRYRDAFALQWRFIEDHLLDDEFGGWFSEAEADGGRVGDGQKASQWKANYHTARAMINVVRMLRDEGHP; encoded by the coding sequence ATGCTCAGGACGTTCTTCGGGTCGGCTCCGGCCCGTGCCCTCATCCTCGCCGCGCTGGTCGCGTCGGCCTCCCGGCCCTCGTCCGCCCAGGAGCCCCCCTCGCTCGACGAGTCCCGGCTCGCCGACCGGATCGACGACCTGCTGAAGGCCGAGATGGCCCTCTGGTATCCCCGGGCCATCGTACCCGGTGGCGGGTTCCACCAGTCCTTCGCCCGGGACTGGTCGCCGACCCCCGACTCGAACCGCTTCCTCGTCTACCAGGCCCGGATGGCCTGGACGGCCGCCGCGATGGCCGAGCACGACGAGGGCCATCGGGACGCCTACCTCGACCACGCCCGGCACGGCATCGCCTACCTCGACGAGGTGATGCGGGACGACGAGCACGGCGGGTTCCACTGGATCCTCGGCCCCGACGGCGAGGTCGCCCCTCGCCTCGGCGACGAGAAACACGCCTATGCGACCAGCTTCGTCATCTACGCCGGGGCGAAGGTCCACGAGGTTTCGGGTGACGCTCGCGCCCTCGAGGTCGCCCGGGACGCCTTCGACTGGCTCGACGCCCACGCCCACGACGACGAGCACGGCGGCTACCACGAGGCGACCCGGAGGGACGGCACGCCGATCCTCGATCGAGACCCCGAGGCCCCCCGTCCTCGGCAGTTCAACCGGATGTCGCAATATTACGGCACGAAGTCGATGAACGCCCACATCCACCTGCTGGAGGCGGTCGCCGAGCTGGCGAGGGTGGACGACCGGCCGATCGTCCGGGAACGCCTGGGAGAGTTGCACCGGGTCGTCCGGGACCGGATCGCCGTCGAGCCGGGTGCCCTGAACCTCTACTTCACCCGGGACTGGCGGCCCATGCCCGCCCACGACTCGTTCGGCCACGACGTGGAGACGGCGTACCTGCTCGTCGAGGCCGCCGGGGTGCTCGGGATCCCCGACGACCCGGAGACCTGGAGGGTCGCCCGGTCGCTGGTCGACCACGCGCTCGACTTCGGTTGGGACGCCGAGCACGGCGGCTTCTTCGACAAGGGGGACGTCTTCGGACCCGTCCTCGACCCGAAGAAAGTCTGGTGGACCCAGGCCGAGGGGCTGAACGCGCTGATGCTCATGCACCGCCGCTTCGGCGACGAGACCGGCCGCTATCGGGACGCCTTCGCCCTGCAATGGCGATTCATCGAGGACCACCTGCTCGACGACGAGTTCGGCGGCTGGTTCTCCGAGGCCGAGGCCGACGGGGGACGGGTCGGCGACGGCCAAAAGGCCTCGCAGTGGAAGGCGAACTACCACACGGCGAGGGCGATGATCAACGTGGTGCGGATGCTCCGGGACGAGGGGCACCCGTGA
- a CDS encoding STAS domain-containing protein yields MPIDYRRDGDVVIIGNVAGVISDASTFDAARDLDALLDLGHRRFVLELSGVGTPGPTALGALMTLARQVRRREGEVVFSRVGRSTLRLFEEMQLDAHVDLFRSTPEALAFLRRSDPGLDD; encoded by the coding sequence ATGCCGATCGACTACCGGAGGGACGGCGACGTGGTGATCATCGGCAACGTGGCCGGGGTCATCAGCGACGCGAGCACCTTCGACGCCGCCCGGGACCTCGACGCCCTGCTCGACCTGGGCCATCGCCGGTTCGTCCTGGAGCTCTCCGGCGTCGGCACCCCGGGGCCGACCGCCCTGGGTGCGCTGATGACCCTCGCCCGGCAGGTCCGCCGGAGGGAGGGGGAGGTCGTCTTCTCCCGGGTCGGCCGGTCGACGTTGCGACTCTTCGAGGAGATGCAGCTCGACGCCCACGTCGACCTGTTCCGCTCCACCCCCGAGGCGCTGGCCTTCCTCCGGAGGTCCGACCCGGGCCTCGACGACTGA
- a CDS encoding thioredoxin family protein, translating into MAFEYSSAEPTRAEVDRMPGPVLLEFGAGWCGHCQALAPALDALLEHRPEIRHLAVADGPGRPLGRSFRVKLWPTLVLLRDGEVLRTLVRPRPDEVREALDAFSQSG; encoded by the coding sequence ATGGCCTTCGAGTATTCCTCGGCCGAGCCGACCCGAGCCGAGGTGGACCGGATGCCCGGCCCCGTCCTCCTCGAGTTCGGGGCCGGCTGGTGTGGCCACTGCCAGGCCCTGGCCCCGGCGCTCGACGCCCTGCTGGAGCACCGCCCTGAAATCCGGCACCTCGCCGTCGCCGACGGCCCCGGCCGCCCCCTCGGCCGTTCCTTCCGCGTCAAGCTCTGGCCGACGCTCGTCCTGCTCCGGGACGGCGAAGTCCTCCGCACCCTCGTCCGGCCCCGGCCCGACGAGGTCCGCGAGGCCCTCGACGCCTTTTCGCAATCCGGGTGA